Proteins encoded within one genomic window of Setaria italica strain Yugu1 chromosome IV, Setaria_italica_v2.0, whole genome shotgun sequence:
- the LOC101777580 gene encoding SNW/SKI-interacting protein-like produces the protein MAAKTVPPYGRRAGLVPRRQEDFGGGGAFPEVHVVQYPLSMGLARGDPDTAAGSLSNVLALTVDARGRVAFDAVVRQGENAAKIVYSSHADLVPKIVAVPDQDAACEDEDEGAATTARTRAALQVIIDARLSAAQPASVRPRNREDDPAFVRYRPGRQSAAFSSGAEDRVVRMAHAQEDPVLPPRHRRRRVPRPAGSPPVTVMHSPPRPVSRKDAEDWKIPPSVSDWKNAKGYCIPLDKRLASSDGGRRMQGVQISDGFAGLSEALYVAEQKAREAIQMRDRVRKELMMKERQERERELREIANRARAEAASAAAPAAPVDTERMQREERRRQREWERRREAWSGKKSSVTRDADRDVSERIALGMASTGGAAGAGEVTYDERLFNQETGINSGFAATDDMYSVYSGRLFAAQPALSTLYRLSRHGDSDIYSGDADKQIEKITRTERFKPDRGFSGTADRPAGKRERPVEFDMPEESAEADDPFVELDQYMTKVKEGKKH, from the coding sequence ATGGCGGCGAAGACCGTGCCGCCCTACGGCAGGCGCGCGGGCCTCGTGCCCCGGCGGCAGGAGGActtcggcggcggaggcgccttCCCCGAGGTGCACGTCGTGCAGTACCCCCTCTCCATGGGCCTAGCCCGCGGCGACCCCGATACGGCGGCAGGATCGTTGTCCAACGTGCTGGCACTGACCGTCGACGCGCGCGGCCGCGTCGCGTTCGACGCGGTCGTCCGGCAGGGCGAGAACGCCGCCAAGATCGTGTACTCCAGCCACGCCGACCTCGTCCCCAAGATCGTCGCCGTGCCCGATCAGGACGCCGCctgcgaggacgaggacgaggggGCAGCCACCACCGCGCGGACGCGGGCGGCGCTGCAGGTGATCATTGACGCCCGCCTCTCCGCGGCGCAGCCGGCGAGCGTCCGGCCGCGTAACCGGGAGGACGACCCGGCGTTCGTCAGGTACAGGCCGGGGCGGCAGTCGGCGGCGTTCAGCTCCGGCGCCGAGGATCGGGTCGTGAGGATGGCGCACGCGCAGGAGGATCCGGTGCTGCCGCCCAGGCACAGGCGCAGGCGggtgccgcggccggccgggtcGCCACCGGTCACCGTGATgcactcgccgccgcgccccgtGTCGCGGAAGGACGCGGAGGACTGGAAGATCCCGCCCAGCGTCTCGGACTGGAAGAACGCCAAGGGGTACTGCATCCCGCTCGACAAGCGGCTGGCGTCGtcggacggcggccggcggatgcAGGGCGTCCAGATCAGCGACGGCTTCGCCGGCCTCTCGGAGGCGCTGTACGTCGCGGAGCAGAAGGCCAGGGAGGCCATCCAGATGCGCGACAGGGTGCgcaaggagctgatgatgaaggagcggcaggagcgggagcgggagctgcGCGAGATCGCGAACAGGGCGCGCGCCGAGGCGGCAtccgccgctgctccggcggcgccggtggacaCGGAGAGAATGCAGCGCGAGGAACGGCGGCGCCAGAGGGAGTGGGAGAGGCGGCGGGAGGCGTGGAGCGGCAAGAAGAGCAGCGTCACAAGGGACGCGGACCGGGACGTCAGCGAGAGGATCGCGCTCGGCATGGCgagcaccggcggcgccgccggcgcaggcgAGGTCACCTACGACGAGAGGCTATTCAACCAGGAAACGGGGATTAACTCCGGGTTCGCCGCCACGGACGACATGTACAGCGTGTACTCCGGGAGGCTCTTCGCAGCGCAGCCGGCGCTGTCGACGCTCTACAGGCTCAGCAGGCACGGCGACTCCGACATATACAGTGGCGACGCCGACAAGCAGATCGAGAAGATTACCAGGACGGAGAGGTTTAAGCCTGACAGGGGGTTCTCTGGCACTGCGGACCGACCGGCCGGCAAGAGGGAGAGGCCGGTCGAGTTCGATATGCCTGAGGAGAGCGCTGAAGCCGATGACCCTTTCGTCGAACTTGATCAGTACATGACTAAGGTGAAGGAAGGGAAGAAACATTGA
- the LOC101778002 gene encoding LOW QUALITY PROTEIN: GLABRA2 expression modulator (The sequence of the model RefSeq protein was modified relative to this genomic sequence to represent the inferred CDS: inserted 1 base in 1 codon), with product MQQPPAEMHPAVDASASPAPHPDSAQAGHRRRHRPRIQSLPTPAGAGAGSRGSVFSLLGAVDAMKETLSRWGKTWGETTKMVEXLSRDTWQHFKTGPSLTEAAMGRLAQGTKVLAEGGYEKIFKQTFEVLPDEQLKICYACYLSTSAGPVMGVLYISTAKIAFCSDNPLSYKAGNKTEWSYYKVVIPLHQLRAANPSVSKMNPAEKYIQVVSVEGHEFWFMGFLMYDKAAASLQEALASARELQP from the exons ATGCAGCAGCCGCCCGCCGAGATGCACCCCGCCGTCGACGCCTCCGCGTCCCCCGCGCCGCATCCCGACTCCGCGcaggccggccaccgccgccgccaccgtccccgCATCCAATCCCTCCCCACCCCCGCCGGAGCCGGGGCTGGCTCCAGAGG TTCTGTATTTTCTCTGTTAGGCGCGGTGGATGCGATGAAGGAGACGCTGTCGAGGTGGGGGAAGACGTGGGGGGAGACAACAAAGATGGTCG AGCTCAGCCGGGACACGTGGCAGCACT TCAAGACTGGACCTAGTCTTACTGAAGCTGCTATGGGACGCCTAGCTCAAGGAACTAAAGTTCTAGCAGAAGGAGGCTATGAAAAAATATTTAAGCAGACCTTCGAAGTTCTTCCAGATGAGCAGCTGAAAATATGCTATGCATGCTATCTCTCAACGTCAGCAGGTCCTGTCATGGGAGTCTTGTACATTTCTACAGCTAAGATTGCATTTTGCAGTGACAATCCTCTCTCTTATAAAGCTGGAAACAAAACCGAATGGAGTTATTACAAG GTGGTCATTCCTCTTCACCAGCTAAGAGCAGCTAATCCTTCAGTGAGCAAAATGAATCCGGCTGAGAAGTATATTCAGGTCGTCTCCGTTGAAGGCCACGAGTTCTGGTTCATGGGTTTTCTGATGTACGACAAAGCAGCTGCCAGTCTTCAAGAAGCCCTGGCTAGTGCTCGTGAGTTGCAACCGTAA
- the LOC101760285 gene encoding cyclin-D3-1, producing the protein MSPRFDFAASMLLCSEDSTTIFDLEEEEESKEISWVLGSPSRHVDASSGSLLIDFPLQSESFIEELLGREEKHLPMEGYAQRLLQQPGGSDLVAVRNAAIDWIWKVHDHYKLGPLTAVLSVNYLDRFLSLCDFALEGAWITQLLAVACLSLAAKMEETIVLNPLDLQVVDAEYVFDPPTVHRMEHAVLNTLSWRMQAVTACSFVDYYLHKFSDGDAVSEITLARSIELILSASKAAELMVFRPSEIAASVALVALGKHDSSVLESVATSWRQLIKERVLGCCEVIQEKIVMGNIILKSIGSSVFTEQHRPIGVLDVAACESQQSEGISSGVPIINNEGPSASKRRRICT; encoded by the exons ATGTCGCCAAGATTCGACTTTGCTGCATCCATGCTCCTCTGCTCAGAGGACAGCACCACCATTTTCgacctggaggaggaggaggagagcaagGAGATTTCGTGGGTTCTTGGTTCGCCGTCGCGGCATGTCGACGCTTCTTCAGGCTCCTTGTTGATTGACTTTCCCCTGCAGTCGGAGAGCTTCATTGAGGAGCTcctggggagggaggagaagcacCTGCCCATGGAGGGCTACGCCCAGCGGCTGCTGCAGCAGCCTGGCGGCTCGGATTTGGTGGCCGTGAGGAACGCTGCCATTGACTGGATTTGGAAG GTCCATGATCATTACAAGTTAGGACCTTTGACGGCGGTCTTGTCTGTGAACTACCTGGACCGGTTCCTCTCTTTGTGCGATTTTGCT CTAGAGGGAGCTTGGATCACACAACTCTTAGCAGTGGCTTGCTTGTCCTTGGCTGCAAAAATGGAAGAAACAATTGTCCTAAATCCCTTAGACTTGCAG GTGGTTGATGCGGAGTATGTGTTTGATCCTCCGACCGTGCATAGAATGGAGCATGCGGTGCTCAACACCCTGAGTTGGAGGATGCAAGCTGTGACTGCTTGCTCATTTGTTGACTACTATCTTCACAAATTCAGCGATGGTGATGCAGTATCCGAAATCACACTTGCTCGCTCAATTGAACTTATCTTGAGTGCATCTAAAG CTGCTGAATTAATGGTTTTCAGACCGTCAGAGATTGCTGCAAGTGTGGCTCTTGTGGCATTGGGGAAACACGACAGTTCAGTACTTGAGAGCGTGGCAACTAGTTGGAGACAATTAATAAAG GAGAGAGTATTAGGATGCTGTGAAGTGATTCAAGAAAAGATTGTTATGGGGAACATTATTCTGAAGTCAATTGGCTCTTCAGTTTTCACCGAGCAGCATAGACCCATAGGCGTGCTGGATGTAGCTGCATGCGAGAGCCAACAAAGTGAGGGCATAAGTTCAGGAGTTCCTATAATAAACAATGAGGGTCCATCAGCAAGCAAAAGAAGGAGGATTTGCACATGA